In Gadus macrocephalus chromosome 11, ASM3116895v1, a single genomic region encodes these proteins:
- the araf gene encoding serine/threonine-protein kinase A-Raf isoform X1 — MSSTSSSCSSSGETSPEDAPRGGGTIRVFLPNKQRTVVTVRPGQTVYDSLDKALRMRGLTQDCCAVFRLLEGRKRLTEWDTDITPLVGEELLVEVLDDVPLTMHNFVRKTFFKLAYCDFCHKFLFNGFRCQTCGYKFHQHCSSKVPTVCLDMDTITKRFPTNACSDEYPQISILPDSSISQGDLALTPDPAGMDLLSPTSAFPFPTPGVEGQSLQRHRSTSTPNVHIISTVGPAGVSIIEGALKSFNTSGPEPSPKPSTSPPSSLGSPGRRPPKSPSEHKERKPSSSDGTKKVAVVQTKESLAVTRRGRGGCSAEFGCKCFVPRPQHRGGYRDSTYYWEVHSREVTMLKRIGSGSFGTVFRGKWHGDVAVKILKVTEPTPEQLQAFKNEMQVLRKTRHVNILLFMGYMTKPNFAIITQWCEGSSLYRHLHVTDAKFGTMRRIDVARQTAQGMDYLHAKNIIHRDLKSNNIFIHEGWTVKIGDFGLATVKSRWSGSMQVEQPSGSILWMAPEVIRMQDSNPYTFQSDVYGYGVVLFELMSGTLPYSNINNRDQIIFMVGRGYLSPDISKLGATSPKSMKRLIIDCLKFKRDERPLFPQILVAMEQVQDLLPKIERSASEPSLHRAVHAEDLNPELFNTTRFMPL; from the exons atgtcctccacctcctcctcgtgcTCCTCCTCGGGGGAAACCAGTCCAGAGGATGCTCCGCGAGGTGGGGGCACCATCAGGGTCTTCCTGCCCAACAAACAGAGGACTGTG GTCACCGTCCGGCCCGGTCAGACGGTGTACGACAGCCTGGACAAAGCCCTGAGGATGAGGGGTCTGACGCAGGACTGCTGCGCTGTGTTCCGCCTCCTGGAAGG GCGGAAGAGGCTGACGGAGTGGGACACGGACATCACTCCCCTGGTCGGAGAGgagctgctggtggaggtgctTGACGACGTGCCCCTCACCATGCACAACTTC GTCCGCAAGACCTTCTTCAAGTTGGCCTACTGTGACTTCTGCCACAAGTTCCTCTTCAACGGCTTCAGGTGCCAGACCTGTGGCTACAAGTTCCACCAGCACTGCAGCAGCAAGGTGCCCACGGTGTGCCTGGACATGGACACCATCACCAAGAG GTTTCCGACTAATGCCTGTTCAGACGAATACCCACAGATATCCATACTGCCAGATAGCTCCATATCACAGGGCGACCTAGCCTTAACCCCAGACCCAGCTGG GATGGACCTGCTGTCCCCCACCTCGGCCTTCCCCTTCCCCACGCCGGGGGTCGAGGGACAGTCACTCCAGCGCCACCGCTCCACCTCCACGCCCAACGTCCATATTATCAGCACCGTGGGCCCCGCCGGGGTCAGCATCATAGAG GGAGCACTGAAGTCCTTCAACACATCAG GCCCGGAACCCTCGCCGAAACCCTCCACGAGCCCCCCCTCGTCGCTGGGCTCTCCCGGCAGGAGGCCCCCCAAGTCCCCCTCGGAACACAAGGAGCGCaagccctcctcctccgacgGCACGAAGAAAGTG GCTGTAGTGCAAACGAAAGAAAGTCTTGCTGTGACACGtcggggaagaggagggtgttCCGCAGAGTTTGGTTGCAAGTGTTTTGTACCTCGTCCCCAGCACCGCGGGGGGTACAGAGACTCCACCTACTACTGGGAGGTGCACTCCAGGGAGGTGACCATGCTGAAGAGGATCGGCTCCGGCTCCTTCGGGACCGTGTTCCGGGGCAAGTGGCACGGCGACGTGGCCGTCAAGATCCTCAAGGTCACGGAGCCCACCCCAGAGCAGCTGCAGGCCTTCAAGAACGAGATGCAGGTCCTCAG GAAGACCCGCCACGTCAACATCCTGCTCTTCATGGGCTACATGACCAAGCCCAACTTCGCCATCATCACCCAGTGGTGCGAGGGCAGCAGCCTGTACCGCCACCTGCACGTCACCGACGCCAAGTTCGGCACCATGCGCCGCATCGACGTGGCCCGGCAGACGGCGCAGGGCATGGA CTATCTCCACGCGAAGAATATAATCCACCGAGACCTCAAATCAAACA ACATCTTCATCCACGAGGGCTGGACGGTGAAGATAGGGGACTTCGGCCTGGCCACGGTCAAGTCTCGGTGGAGCGGGTCGATGCAGGTGGAGCAGCCCAGCGGGTCGATCCTCTGGATG GCTCCTGAGGTGATCCGCATGCAGGACAGCAACCCGTACACGTTCCAGTCCGACGTCTACGGCTACGGCGTGGTTCTGTTTGAGCTGATGTCTGGAACCCTGCCTTActccaacatcaacaacagagaCCAG aTAATCTTCATGGTGGGTCGGGGATACCTGTCGCCCGACATCAGCAAGCTGGGCGCCACCTCCCCCAAGTCCATGAAGAGGCTCATTATCGACTGTCTGAAGTTCAAACGAGACGAGAGGCCCCTGTTCCCACAG ATCCTGGTGGCGATGGAGCAGGTGCAGGACCTGCTGCCCAAGATCGAGCGCAGCGCGTCGGAGCCTTCGCTGCACCGGGCGGTGCACGCGGAGGACCTCAACCCCGAGCTCTTCAACACCACCCGCTTCATGCCGCTCTGA
- the araf gene encoding serine/threonine-protein kinase A-Raf isoform X5, which produces MSSTSSSCSSSGETSPEDAPRGGGTIRVFLPNKQRTVVTVRPGQTVYDSLDKALRMRGLTQDCCAVFRLLEGRKRLTEWDTDITPLVGEELLVEVLDDVPLTMHNFVRKTFFKLAYCDFCHKFLFNGFRCQTCGYKFHQHCSSKVPTVCLDMDTITKRMDLLSPTSAFPFPTPGVEGQSLQRHRSTSTPNVHIISTVGPAGVSIIEGALKSFNTSGPEPSPKPSTSPPSSLGSPGRRPPKSPSEHKERKPSSSDGTKKVAVVQTKESLAVTRRGRGGCSAEFGCKCFVPRPQHRGGYRDSTYYWEVHSREVTMLKRIGSGSFGTVFRGKWHGDVAVKILKVTEPTPEQLQAFKNEMQVLRKTRHVNILLFMGYMTKPNFAIITQWCEGSSLYRHLHVTDAKFGTMRRIDVARQTAQGMDYLHAKNIIHRDLKSNNIFIHEGWTVKIGDFGLATVKSRWSGSMQVEQPSGSILWMAPEVIRMQDSNPYTFQSDVYGYGVVLFELMSGTLPYSNINNRDQIIFMVGRGYLSPDISKLGATSPKSMKRLIIDCLKFKRDERPLFPQILVAMEQVQDLLPKIERSASEPSLHRAVHAEDLNPELFNTTRFMPL; this is translated from the exons atgtcctccacctcctcctcgtgcTCCTCCTCGGGGGAAACCAGTCCAGAGGATGCTCCGCGAGGTGGGGGCACCATCAGGGTCTTCCTGCCCAACAAACAGAGGACTGTG GTCACCGTCCGGCCCGGTCAGACGGTGTACGACAGCCTGGACAAAGCCCTGAGGATGAGGGGTCTGACGCAGGACTGCTGCGCTGTGTTCCGCCTCCTGGAAGG GCGGAAGAGGCTGACGGAGTGGGACACGGACATCACTCCCCTGGTCGGAGAGgagctgctggtggaggtgctTGACGACGTGCCCCTCACCATGCACAACTTC GTCCGCAAGACCTTCTTCAAGTTGGCCTACTGTGACTTCTGCCACAAGTTCCTCTTCAACGGCTTCAGGTGCCAGACCTGTGGCTACAAGTTCCACCAGCACTGCAGCAGCAAGGTGCCCACGGTGTGCCTGGACATGGACACCATCACCAAGAG GATGGACCTGCTGTCCCCCACCTCGGCCTTCCCCTTCCCCACGCCGGGGGTCGAGGGACAGTCACTCCAGCGCCACCGCTCCACCTCCACGCCCAACGTCCATATTATCAGCACCGTGGGCCCCGCCGGGGTCAGCATCATAGAG GGAGCACTGAAGTCCTTCAACACATCAG GCCCGGAACCCTCGCCGAAACCCTCCACGAGCCCCCCCTCGTCGCTGGGCTCTCCCGGCAGGAGGCCCCCCAAGTCCCCCTCGGAACACAAGGAGCGCaagccctcctcctccgacgGCACGAAGAAAGTG GCTGTAGTGCAAACGAAAGAAAGTCTTGCTGTGACACGtcggggaagaggagggtgttCCGCAGAGTTTGGTTGCAAGTGTTTTGTACCTCGTCCCCAGCACCGCGGGGGGTACAGAGACTCCACCTACTACTGGGAGGTGCACTCCAGGGAGGTGACCATGCTGAAGAGGATCGGCTCCGGCTCCTTCGGGACCGTGTTCCGGGGCAAGTGGCACGGCGACGTGGCCGTCAAGATCCTCAAGGTCACGGAGCCCACCCCAGAGCAGCTGCAGGCCTTCAAGAACGAGATGCAGGTCCTCAG GAAGACCCGCCACGTCAACATCCTGCTCTTCATGGGCTACATGACCAAGCCCAACTTCGCCATCATCACCCAGTGGTGCGAGGGCAGCAGCCTGTACCGCCACCTGCACGTCACCGACGCCAAGTTCGGCACCATGCGCCGCATCGACGTGGCCCGGCAGACGGCGCAGGGCATGGA CTATCTCCACGCGAAGAATATAATCCACCGAGACCTCAAATCAAACA ACATCTTCATCCACGAGGGCTGGACGGTGAAGATAGGGGACTTCGGCCTGGCCACGGTCAAGTCTCGGTGGAGCGGGTCGATGCAGGTGGAGCAGCCCAGCGGGTCGATCCTCTGGATG GCTCCTGAGGTGATCCGCATGCAGGACAGCAACCCGTACACGTTCCAGTCCGACGTCTACGGCTACGGCGTGGTTCTGTTTGAGCTGATGTCTGGAACCCTGCCTTActccaacatcaacaacagagaCCAG aTAATCTTCATGGTGGGTCGGGGATACCTGTCGCCCGACATCAGCAAGCTGGGCGCCACCTCCCCCAAGTCCATGAAGAGGCTCATTATCGACTGTCTGAAGTTCAAACGAGACGAGAGGCCCCTGTTCCCACAG ATCCTGGTGGCGATGGAGCAGGTGCAGGACCTGCTGCCCAAGATCGAGCGCAGCGCGTCGGAGCCTTCGCTGCACCGGGCGGTGCACGCGGAGGACCTCAACCCCGAGCTCTTCAACACCACCCGCTTCATGCCGCTCTGA
- the araf gene encoding serine/threonine-protein kinase A-Raf isoform X2 has product MSSTSSSCSSSGETSPEDAPRGGGTIRVFLPNKQRTVVTVRPGQTVYDSLDKALRMRGLTQDCCAVFRLLEGRKRLTEWDTDITPLVGEELLVEVLDDVPLTMHNFVRKTFFKLAYCDFCHKFLFNGFRCQTCGYKFHQHCSSKVPTVCLDMDTITKRFPTNACSDEYPQISILPDSSISQGDLALTPDPAGMDLLSPTSAFPFPTPGVEGQSLQRHRSTSTPNVHIISTVGPAGVSIIEGALKSFNTSGKAFRSAEPNPVSARWGLAVDSLSSVSRRLGPEPSPKPSTSPPSSLGSPGRRPPKSPSEHKERKPSSSDGTKKVHRGGYRDSTYYWEVHSREVTMLKRIGSGSFGTVFRGKWHGDVAVKILKVTEPTPEQLQAFKNEMQVLRKTRHVNILLFMGYMTKPNFAIITQWCEGSSLYRHLHVTDAKFGTMRRIDVARQTAQGMDYLHAKNIIHRDLKSNNIFIHEGWTVKIGDFGLATVKSRWSGSMQVEQPSGSILWMAPEVIRMQDSNPYTFQSDVYGYGVVLFELMSGTLPYSNINNRDQIIFMVGRGYLSPDISKLGATSPKSMKRLIIDCLKFKRDERPLFPQILVAMEQVQDLLPKIERSASEPSLHRAVHAEDLNPELFNTTRFMPL; this is encoded by the exons atgtcctccacctcctcctcgtgcTCCTCCTCGGGGGAAACCAGTCCAGAGGATGCTCCGCGAGGTGGGGGCACCATCAGGGTCTTCCTGCCCAACAAACAGAGGACTGTG GTCACCGTCCGGCCCGGTCAGACGGTGTACGACAGCCTGGACAAAGCCCTGAGGATGAGGGGTCTGACGCAGGACTGCTGCGCTGTGTTCCGCCTCCTGGAAGG GCGGAAGAGGCTGACGGAGTGGGACACGGACATCACTCCCCTGGTCGGAGAGgagctgctggtggaggtgctTGACGACGTGCCCCTCACCATGCACAACTTC GTCCGCAAGACCTTCTTCAAGTTGGCCTACTGTGACTTCTGCCACAAGTTCCTCTTCAACGGCTTCAGGTGCCAGACCTGTGGCTACAAGTTCCACCAGCACTGCAGCAGCAAGGTGCCCACGGTGTGCCTGGACATGGACACCATCACCAAGAG GTTTCCGACTAATGCCTGTTCAGACGAATACCCACAGATATCCATACTGCCAGATAGCTCCATATCACAGGGCGACCTAGCCTTAACCCCAGACCCAGCTGG GATGGACCTGCTGTCCCCCACCTCGGCCTTCCCCTTCCCCACGCCGGGGGTCGAGGGACAGTCACTCCAGCGCCACCGCTCCACCTCCACGCCCAACGTCCATATTATCAGCACCGTGGGCCCCGCCGGGGTCAGCATCATAGAG GGAGCACTGAAGTCCTTCAACACATCAGGTAAGGCCTTTAGGTCCGCAGAACCAAACCCCGTGTCCGCCCGGTGGGGCCTCGCCGTAGACTCACTGTCCTCTGTCTCCCGTCGCTTAGGCCCGGAACCCTCGCCGAAACCCTCCACGAGCCCCCCCTCGTCGCTGGGCTCTCCCGGCAGGAGGCCCCCCAAGTCCCCCTCGGAACACAAGGAGCGCaagccctcctcctccgacgGCACGAAGAAAGTG CACCGCGGGGGGTACAGAGACTCCACCTACTACTGGGAGGTGCACTCCAGGGAGGTGACCATGCTGAAGAGGATCGGCTCCGGCTCCTTCGGGACCGTGTTCCGGGGCAAGTGGCACGGCGACGTGGCCGTCAAGATCCTCAAGGTCACGGAGCCCACCCCAGAGCAGCTGCAGGCCTTCAAGAACGAGATGCAGGTCCTCAG GAAGACCCGCCACGTCAACATCCTGCTCTTCATGGGCTACATGACCAAGCCCAACTTCGCCATCATCACCCAGTGGTGCGAGGGCAGCAGCCTGTACCGCCACCTGCACGTCACCGACGCCAAGTTCGGCACCATGCGCCGCATCGACGTGGCCCGGCAGACGGCGCAGGGCATGGA CTATCTCCACGCGAAGAATATAATCCACCGAGACCTCAAATCAAACA ACATCTTCATCCACGAGGGCTGGACGGTGAAGATAGGGGACTTCGGCCTGGCCACGGTCAAGTCTCGGTGGAGCGGGTCGATGCAGGTGGAGCAGCCCAGCGGGTCGATCCTCTGGATG GCTCCTGAGGTGATCCGCATGCAGGACAGCAACCCGTACACGTTCCAGTCCGACGTCTACGGCTACGGCGTGGTTCTGTTTGAGCTGATGTCTGGAACCCTGCCTTActccaacatcaacaacagagaCCAG aTAATCTTCATGGTGGGTCGGGGATACCTGTCGCCCGACATCAGCAAGCTGGGCGCCACCTCCCCCAAGTCCATGAAGAGGCTCATTATCGACTGTCTGAAGTTCAAACGAGACGAGAGGCCCCTGTTCCCACAG ATCCTGGTGGCGATGGAGCAGGTGCAGGACCTGCTGCCCAAGATCGAGCGCAGCGCGTCGGAGCCTTCGCTGCACCGGGCGGTGCACGCGGAGGACCTCAACCCCGAGCTCTTCAACACCACCCGCTTCATGCCGCTCTGA
- the araf gene encoding serine/threonine-protein kinase A-Raf isoform X4, whose product MSSTSSSCSSSGETSPEDAPRGGGTIRVFLPNKQRTVVTVRPGQTVYDSLDKALRMRGLTQDCCAVFRLLEGRKRLTEWDTDITPLVGEELLVEVLDDVPLTMHNFVRKTFFKLAYCDFCHKFLFNGFRCQTCGYKFHQHCSSKVPTVCLDMDTITKRFPTNACSDEYPQISILPDSSISQGDLALTPDPAGMDLLSPTSAFPFPTPGVEGQSLQRHRSTSTPNVHIISTVGPAGVSIIEGALKSFNTSGPEPSPKPSTSPPSSLGSPGRRPPKSPSEHKERKPSSSDGTKKVHRGGYRDSTYYWEVHSREVTMLKRIGSGSFGTVFRGKWHGDVAVKILKVTEPTPEQLQAFKNEMQVLRKTRHVNILLFMGYMTKPNFAIITQWCEGSSLYRHLHVTDAKFGTMRRIDVARQTAQGMDYLHAKNIIHRDLKSNNIFIHEGWTVKIGDFGLATVKSRWSGSMQVEQPSGSILWMAPEVIRMQDSNPYTFQSDVYGYGVVLFELMSGTLPYSNINNRDQIIFMVGRGYLSPDISKLGATSPKSMKRLIIDCLKFKRDERPLFPQILVAMEQVQDLLPKIERSASEPSLHRAVHAEDLNPELFNTTRFMPL is encoded by the exons atgtcctccacctcctcctcgtgcTCCTCCTCGGGGGAAACCAGTCCAGAGGATGCTCCGCGAGGTGGGGGCACCATCAGGGTCTTCCTGCCCAACAAACAGAGGACTGTG GTCACCGTCCGGCCCGGTCAGACGGTGTACGACAGCCTGGACAAAGCCCTGAGGATGAGGGGTCTGACGCAGGACTGCTGCGCTGTGTTCCGCCTCCTGGAAGG GCGGAAGAGGCTGACGGAGTGGGACACGGACATCACTCCCCTGGTCGGAGAGgagctgctggtggaggtgctTGACGACGTGCCCCTCACCATGCACAACTTC GTCCGCAAGACCTTCTTCAAGTTGGCCTACTGTGACTTCTGCCACAAGTTCCTCTTCAACGGCTTCAGGTGCCAGACCTGTGGCTACAAGTTCCACCAGCACTGCAGCAGCAAGGTGCCCACGGTGTGCCTGGACATGGACACCATCACCAAGAG GTTTCCGACTAATGCCTGTTCAGACGAATACCCACAGATATCCATACTGCCAGATAGCTCCATATCACAGGGCGACCTAGCCTTAACCCCAGACCCAGCTGG GATGGACCTGCTGTCCCCCACCTCGGCCTTCCCCTTCCCCACGCCGGGGGTCGAGGGACAGTCACTCCAGCGCCACCGCTCCACCTCCACGCCCAACGTCCATATTATCAGCACCGTGGGCCCCGCCGGGGTCAGCATCATAGAG GGAGCACTGAAGTCCTTCAACACATCAG GCCCGGAACCCTCGCCGAAACCCTCCACGAGCCCCCCCTCGTCGCTGGGCTCTCCCGGCAGGAGGCCCCCCAAGTCCCCCTCGGAACACAAGGAGCGCaagccctcctcctccgacgGCACGAAGAAAGTG CACCGCGGGGGGTACAGAGACTCCACCTACTACTGGGAGGTGCACTCCAGGGAGGTGACCATGCTGAAGAGGATCGGCTCCGGCTCCTTCGGGACCGTGTTCCGGGGCAAGTGGCACGGCGACGTGGCCGTCAAGATCCTCAAGGTCACGGAGCCCACCCCAGAGCAGCTGCAGGCCTTCAAGAACGAGATGCAGGTCCTCAG GAAGACCCGCCACGTCAACATCCTGCTCTTCATGGGCTACATGACCAAGCCCAACTTCGCCATCATCACCCAGTGGTGCGAGGGCAGCAGCCTGTACCGCCACCTGCACGTCACCGACGCCAAGTTCGGCACCATGCGCCGCATCGACGTGGCCCGGCAGACGGCGCAGGGCATGGA CTATCTCCACGCGAAGAATATAATCCACCGAGACCTCAAATCAAACA ACATCTTCATCCACGAGGGCTGGACGGTGAAGATAGGGGACTTCGGCCTGGCCACGGTCAAGTCTCGGTGGAGCGGGTCGATGCAGGTGGAGCAGCCCAGCGGGTCGATCCTCTGGATG GCTCCTGAGGTGATCCGCATGCAGGACAGCAACCCGTACACGTTCCAGTCCGACGTCTACGGCTACGGCGTGGTTCTGTTTGAGCTGATGTCTGGAACCCTGCCTTActccaacatcaacaacagagaCCAG aTAATCTTCATGGTGGGTCGGGGATACCTGTCGCCCGACATCAGCAAGCTGGGCGCCACCTCCCCCAAGTCCATGAAGAGGCTCATTATCGACTGTCTGAAGTTCAAACGAGACGAGAGGCCCCTGTTCCCACAG ATCCTGGTGGCGATGGAGCAGGTGCAGGACCTGCTGCCCAAGATCGAGCGCAGCGCGTCGGAGCCTTCGCTGCACCGGGCGGTGCACGCGGAGGACCTCAACCCCGAGCTCTTCAACACCACCCGCTTCATGCCGCTCTGA
- the araf gene encoding serine/threonine-protein kinase A-Raf isoform X3: MSSTSSSCSSSGETSPEDAPRGGGTIRVFLPNKQRTVVTVRPGQTVYDSLDKALRMRGLTQDCCAVFRLLEGRKRLTEWDTDITPLVGEELLVEVLDDVPLTMHNFVRKTFFKLAYCDFCHKFLFNGFRCQTCGYKFHQHCSSKVPTVCLDMDTITKRFPTNACSDEYPQISILPDSSISQGDLALTPDPAGMDLLSPTSAFPFPTPGVEGQSLQRHRSTSTPNVHIISTVGPAGVSIIEGALKSFNTSGPEPSPKPSTSPPSSLGSPGRRPPKSPSEHKERKPSSSDGTKKVAVVQTKESLAVTRRGRGGCSAEFGCKCFVPRPQHRGGYRDSTYYWEVHSREVTMLKRIGSGSFGTVFRGKWHGDVAVKILKVTEPTPEQLQAFKNEMQVLRKTRHVNILLFMGYMTKPNFAIITQWCEGSSLYRHLHVTDAKFGTMRRIDVARQTAQGMDYLHAKNIIHRDLKSNNIFIHEGWTVKIGDFGLATVKSRWSGSMQVEQPSGSILWMAPEVIRMQDSNPYTFQSDVYGYGVVLFELMSGTLPYSNINNRDQIIFMVGRGYLSPDISKLGATSPKSMKRLIIDCLKFKRDERPLFPQILVAIEQVLSMCCTSDE; this comes from the exons atgtcctccacctcctcctcgtgcTCCTCCTCGGGGGAAACCAGTCCAGAGGATGCTCCGCGAGGTGGGGGCACCATCAGGGTCTTCCTGCCCAACAAACAGAGGACTGTG GTCACCGTCCGGCCCGGTCAGACGGTGTACGACAGCCTGGACAAAGCCCTGAGGATGAGGGGTCTGACGCAGGACTGCTGCGCTGTGTTCCGCCTCCTGGAAGG GCGGAAGAGGCTGACGGAGTGGGACACGGACATCACTCCCCTGGTCGGAGAGgagctgctggtggaggtgctTGACGACGTGCCCCTCACCATGCACAACTTC GTCCGCAAGACCTTCTTCAAGTTGGCCTACTGTGACTTCTGCCACAAGTTCCTCTTCAACGGCTTCAGGTGCCAGACCTGTGGCTACAAGTTCCACCAGCACTGCAGCAGCAAGGTGCCCACGGTGTGCCTGGACATGGACACCATCACCAAGAG GTTTCCGACTAATGCCTGTTCAGACGAATACCCACAGATATCCATACTGCCAGATAGCTCCATATCACAGGGCGACCTAGCCTTAACCCCAGACCCAGCTGG GATGGACCTGCTGTCCCCCACCTCGGCCTTCCCCTTCCCCACGCCGGGGGTCGAGGGACAGTCACTCCAGCGCCACCGCTCCACCTCCACGCCCAACGTCCATATTATCAGCACCGTGGGCCCCGCCGGGGTCAGCATCATAGAG GGAGCACTGAAGTCCTTCAACACATCAG GCCCGGAACCCTCGCCGAAACCCTCCACGAGCCCCCCCTCGTCGCTGGGCTCTCCCGGCAGGAGGCCCCCCAAGTCCCCCTCGGAACACAAGGAGCGCaagccctcctcctccgacgGCACGAAGAAAGTG GCTGTAGTGCAAACGAAAGAAAGTCTTGCTGTGACACGtcggggaagaggagggtgttCCGCAGAGTTTGGTTGCAAGTGTTTTGTACCTCGTCCCCAGCACCGCGGGGGGTACAGAGACTCCACCTACTACTGGGAGGTGCACTCCAGGGAGGTGACCATGCTGAAGAGGATCGGCTCCGGCTCCTTCGGGACCGTGTTCCGGGGCAAGTGGCACGGCGACGTGGCCGTCAAGATCCTCAAGGTCACGGAGCCCACCCCAGAGCAGCTGCAGGCCTTCAAGAACGAGATGCAGGTCCTCAG GAAGACCCGCCACGTCAACATCCTGCTCTTCATGGGCTACATGACCAAGCCCAACTTCGCCATCATCACCCAGTGGTGCGAGGGCAGCAGCCTGTACCGCCACCTGCACGTCACCGACGCCAAGTTCGGCACCATGCGCCGCATCGACGTGGCCCGGCAGACGGCGCAGGGCATGGA CTATCTCCACGCGAAGAATATAATCCACCGAGACCTCAAATCAAACA ACATCTTCATCCACGAGGGCTGGACGGTGAAGATAGGGGACTTCGGCCTGGCCACGGTCAAGTCTCGGTGGAGCGGGTCGATGCAGGTGGAGCAGCCCAGCGGGTCGATCCTCTGGATG GCTCCTGAGGTGATCCGCATGCAGGACAGCAACCCGTACACGTTCCAGTCCGACGTCTACGGCTACGGCGTGGTTCTGTTTGAGCTGATGTCTGGAACCCTGCCTTActccaacatcaacaacagagaCCAG aTAATCTTCATGGTGGGTCGGGGATACCTGTCGCCCGACATCAGCAAGCTGGGCGCCACCTCCCCCAAGTCCATGAAGAGGCTCATTATCGACTGTCTGAAGTTCAAACGAGACGAGAGGCCCCTGTTCCCACAG ATCCTGGTGGCGATAGAGCAGGTTCTATCCATGTGTTGTACATCAGATGAGTGA